The proteins below are encoded in one region of Aquisphaera giovannonii:
- a CDS encoding DUF1501 domain-containing protein — protein MSDPHHPAGHSDLRRRDLLKAGALGFLGLGLGDWLRLRSLAGTPSSATAPARNCILIWLAGGPSHIDTFDPKPGAPADVRGEFKPIATSVPGLQVSEIFPELAKVMDRVTLIRSMTSPEADHDRASHHKLTGYRPSPALVYPSHGSVVARVRESSPTGTVLPPYVAIPDGPASSGAGYLSPAYDPFVVGGDPSQEGFRVQNLTPPDKVTLTRLLRRKAMVQALDEFSRDVPPTTLTTSRDRFAERAYSLMTSNAAQAAFRLADEKPEVRDRYGRNPFGQSCLLARRLIEAGVSFVTLNDRGAGPLGWDTHAQNFPTLKDTLAPPLDKGLTALLGDLSDRGLLKDTLLVMMGEFGRTPKINPNAGRDHHGRASSLILAGAGIPGGLVLGRTDARGDLPTDRPVTPADLAALVYLKLGIDPDRKFEAPDGRPIRLVENGQPPRELL, from the coding sequence ATGTCCGATCCTCATCATCCCGCGGGCCACTCCGATCTCCGCCGCCGCGACCTCCTCAAGGCGGGCGCCCTCGGCTTCCTCGGCCTCGGCCTGGGTGACTGGCTCCGCCTCCGCTCGTTGGCGGGGACGCCGTCGTCGGCGACCGCCCCGGCGCGGAACTGCATCCTGATCTGGCTGGCCGGGGGGCCATCGCACATCGACACGTTCGATCCCAAGCCGGGCGCGCCGGCGGATGTCCGGGGCGAGTTCAAGCCGATCGCCACATCGGTCCCGGGCCTCCAGGTCAGCGAGATCTTCCCCGAGCTGGCGAAGGTGATGGATCGCGTGACCCTGATCCGCTCCATGACCTCGCCCGAGGCCGACCACGACCGGGCCTCGCACCACAAGCTGACCGGCTATCGCCCGAGCCCCGCGCTCGTCTATCCGAGCCACGGCAGCGTCGTCGCCCGCGTCCGCGAGTCGAGCCCGACCGGGACCGTCCTGCCGCCTTACGTCGCGATCCCCGACGGGCCGGCCTCCTCGGGCGCGGGCTACCTTTCCCCGGCCTACGACCCGTTCGTCGTCGGGGGCGATCCCAGCCAGGAGGGATTCCGGGTCCAGAACCTGACGCCTCCGGACAAGGTCACGCTCACGCGCCTTCTGCGCCGCAAGGCGATGGTCCAGGCGCTCGACGAGTTCTCCCGCGACGTCCCGCCCACGACCCTCACGACGAGCCGCGATCGGTTCGCCGAGCGGGCCTATTCGCTGATGACCAGCAACGCCGCCCAGGCCGCCTTCCGCCTCGCGGACGAGAAGCCGGAGGTCCGCGACCGCTACGGCCGCAACCCGTTCGGCCAATCCTGCCTCCTCGCCCGCCGCCTGATCGAGGCGGGCGTGTCGTTCGTCACCCTCAACGACCGCGGCGCCGGACCGCTCGGCTGGGACACCCACGCCCAGAATTTCCCGACGCTGAAGGACACCCTGGCCCCGCCACTCGACAAGGGCCTCACGGCGCTGCTGGGTGACCTGTCCGATCGCGGCCTGCTGAAGGACACGCTCCTCGTGATGATGGGCGAGTTCGGCCGCACCCCGAAGATCAACCCCAACGCCGGCCGCGACCACCACGGCCGCGCCAGCAGCCTGATCCTCGCCGGGGCGGGGATCCCCGGCGGCCTCGTGCTGGGCAGGACGGACGCCCGCGGCGACCTGCCCACAGACCGTCCCGTCACCCCGGCCGACCTCGCCGCACTCGTCTACCTGAAGCTGGGCATCGACCCCGACCGCAAGTTCGAAGCCCCCGACGGCCGGCCGATCCGCCTCGTGGAAAACGGTCAGCCGCCGCGTGAACTGCTGTGA
- a CDS encoding DUF1549 domain-containing protein → MTPRRLVVPALLACPLWLTGCGGRVGTPPPASPAVADRPAGTESSARSAPKEAAAKSVPAATAGAATARPPLAITPEQITITADDPGMQLLVGEPIAGGAARDLSGRVAWKVDPPGAAEIEPGGYLRPLKAGSVTVVAEHEGRSATCRVSIEAREPRPWSFAEDIVPVLTRAGCNAGGCHGRADGQNGFHLSFLGYDPEGDFRAIVRDGAGRRVSAFRPEESLLLTRATGRSRHGGGLRVAEGSPEYRLLLGWLRAGAPMEQGKTHGPLEGLTVEPGPAPLDGPGPRQLRVMARYADGHARDVTRLAAYKVTDDSAAGVTSNGLASLLRRDEADVIVRYQSAVAVTRLSTAINPDIAFDFASLRPRNFIDEELFRRLAALRVPPSPPAADAAFLRRASLDLTGEQPTPQQVREFLADKDPEKRAKLVDRLLARPEFVLFWRIKLGDLLQISQARQGNGSYRYLEWIDRCLSENMPWDAMVTQLLTALGDPNEREKGGPVNYAVDPPDPTSQAELTAQRFLGLRMRCAQCHDHPFDVWTQDDYYGLAAFFARVGRGGTQPGAMMDGRMLVSLNPIGEVRHLRTGQPAAPRLPGGKRVDLANDADPRRELARWMTAADNPFFAKAAVNWAWAQMFGKGLVDPPDDMSRSNPAVHPELLDALAKHFVAGKFNLRDLVRTIAVSEAYGLSAATIHGNERDSRLFSHHVPRPLTAHQMADALAQATDVPNAYGQLGTRLAIRVSEPSTPSAVLDAFGRCTRATPCAPVQTPPLSLRQALLLIGGDTIDSKVSSLNGYLASAMKLELEPEELVESLYLRTVCRFPTAEESSRWSAELKQATNRGEVAEDLFWSLLSSREFAFNH, encoded by the coding sequence GTGACGCCCCGCCGCCTCGTCGTCCCGGCCCTGCTGGCGTGTCCGCTCTGGCTAACCGGCTGCGGGGGCCGGGTCGGCACGCCGCCTCCGGCTTCGCCCGCCGTCGCGGATCGGCCGGCCGGGACCGAGTCATCGGCCCGTTCGGCCCCGAAGGAGGCCGCCGCGAAGTCGGTGCCCGCGGCGACGGCCGGGGCCGCAACGGCGCGGCCGCCCCTGGCGATCACACCCGAGCAGATCACCATAACGGCCGACGACCCCGGCATGCAACTGCTGGTCGGCGAGCCAATCGCCGGGGGGGCGGCCCGCGACCTGTCCGGCCGGGTCGCCTGGAAGGTCGACCCGCCCGGTGCCGCGGAGATCGAGCCGGGGGGGTACCTGCGTCCGCTGAAGGCCGGTTCCGTCACGGTCGTCGCCGAACACGAGGGCCGGTCCGCCACGTGCCGCGTGTCGATCGAGGCCCGCGAGCCCCGGCCCTGGAGCTTCGCGGAGGACATCGTCCCGGTGCTGACGCGTGCCGGTTGCAACGCCGGCGGTTGCCACGGCAGGGCGGACGGCCAGAACGGCTTCCACCTTTCGTTCCTTGGATACGATCCCGAGGGCGATTTTCGCGCGATCGTCCGCGACGGGGCCGGGCGGCGCGTCTCCGCCTTCCGGCCCGAGGAAAGCTTACTGCTGACTCGGGCGACCGGCAGGTCGCGGCACGGCGGAGGGCTCAGGGTGGCGGAGGGGTCGCCGGAGTATCGATTGCTCCTGGGATGGCTCCGAGCCGGGGCGCCCATGGAGCAGGGCAAGACGCACGGCCCGCTGGAGGGCTTGACGGTTGAGCCGGGCCCCGCCCCGCTCGACGGGCCCGGCCCACGCCAGCTCCGCGTGATGGCCCGTTATGCCGACGGCCACGCTCGCGACGTCACGCGACTGGCCGCGTACAAGGTGACGGACGATTCCGCCGCCGGCGTCACCTCGAACGGCCTGGCCTCGCTCCTCCGCCGCGACGAGGCCGACGTGATCGTCCGCTACCAGTCCGCGGTCGCCGTCACGCGGCTGAGCACGGCCATCAACCCCGACATCGCGTTCGACTTCGCGAGCCTCAGGCCCCGCAACTTCATCGACGAGGAGCTGTTCCGCCGCCTGGCCGCCCTGCGAGTGCCGCCGAGCCCGCCGGCCGCCGACGCCGCCTTCCTGAGGCGGGCCTCGCTCGACCTCACCGGCGAGCAGCCGACTCCCCAGCAGGTCCGGGAGTTCCTGGCGGACAAGGACCCGGAGAAGCGCGCGAAACTCGTGGACCGGCTCCTGGCCCGCCCGGAGTTCGTCCTCTTCTGGCGGATCAAGCTCGGCGACCTCCTCCAGATCAGCCAGGCCCGCCAGGGCAACGGGTCGTATCGCTACCTGGAATGGATCGATCGTTGCCTGTCCGAGAACATGCCATGGGACGCCATGGTGACGCAACTGCTGACGGCACTCGGCGATCCCAACGAGCGGGAGAAGGGCGGCCCCGTCAATTACGCGGTCGATCCCCCGGACCCGACCTCGCAGGCGGAGCTGACCGCGCAGCGCTTCCTCGGGCTCCGGATGCGATGCGCCCAGTGCCACGACCATCCGTTCGACGTCTGGACCCAGGACGACTACTACGGGCTGGCCGCGTTCTTCGCCCGCGTGGGACGGGGCGGCACGCAGCCGGGGGCGATGATGGACGGCCGGATGCTGGTCTCGCTGAATCCGATCGGAGAGGTCCGCCACCTCCGCACCGGCCAACCCGCCGCGCCGAGGCTACCCGGCGGGAAGCGGGTTGATTTGGCGAACGACGCCGACCCTCGCCGCGAGCTCGCCCGCTGGATGACCGCGGCGGACAACCCTTTCTTCGCGAAGGCCGCGGTCAACTGGGCGTGGGCGCAGATGTTCGGCAAGGGGCTCGTCGATCCGCCGGACGACATGAGCCGGTCCAACCCGGCGGTCCACCCGGAACTGCTCGACGCCCTGGCGAAGCACTTCGTCGCCGGCAAGTTCAACCTCCGCGACCTGGTCCGGACCATCGCCGTGTCCGAAGCCTACGGGCTCTCCGCCGCGACGATCCACGGCAACGAGCGCGACTCCCGGCTCTTCTCGCACCACGTGCCCAGGCCGCTCACGGCCCACCAGATGGCCGATGCGCTCGCCCAGGCGACCGACGTCCCGAATGCGTACGGGCAGCTCGGGACGAGGCTCGCGATCCGCGTCTCCGAACCGAGCACCCCGAGCGCGGTGCTCGACGCCTTCGGCCGCTGCACCAGGGCCACCCCGTGTGCCCCGGTGCAGACGCCCCCGCTCAGCCTCCGGCAGGCCCTGCTCCTGATCGGCGGCGACACGATCGACAGCAAGGTCTCCAGCCTGAATGGCTACCTCGCCAGCGCGATGAAGCTGGAACTGGAGCCGGAGGAGCTCGTCGAGAGCCTGTACCTGAGGACGGTCTGCCGCTTCCCCACCGCCGAGGAATCGTCCCGCTGGTCGGCGGAGCTGAAGCAGGCCACGAACCGTGGCGAGGTGGCCGAGGACCTCTTCTGGTCGCTCCTCAGCTCGCGGGAATTTGCCTTCAATCATTGA
- a CDS encoding 30S ribosomal protein THX, with protein MGKGDKRSKRGKLFKKTFGKRRMKPQTLAKKAKKAAAAATAS; from the coding sequence ATGGGCAAGGGCGACAAGCGGTCGAAGCGGGGCAAGTTGTTCAAGAAGACCTTCGGCAAGCGGCGGATGAAGCCCCAGACGCTCGCGAAGAAGGCCAAGAAGGCGGCGGCCGCGGCGACGGCCTCCTGA
- a CDS encoding 1-deoxy-D-xylulose-5-phosphate reductoisomerase — protein MKPGDSLTRVVILGSTGSIGRNGLDVIAHDAGRRLRAWGLSGHRSRETLLEQCRAHRPRYVTVTDPDTARSIRGDLKGLDLEVLDGPEGIIRMVQDPATDRVLSAIVGAAGLEGTWAALEAGKTVALANKESLVVAGPLVMELVERRGGRLLPVDSEHSAIFQALRCGEPKEVRRVILTSSGGPFRGKTRRELLGVTPEEALRHPTWKMGPKITIDSATLMNKALEVIEARWLFGLEPEQVEVVIHPESVVHSMVEFADGSVIAQLSPPDMRLPIQYALTYPDRLPCPGPRVDLTRPLSLHFEPPDRDTFPCLDLGFEVMSRGGTAGAALNAANEAAVARFLGGEIGFLDIPRACRAAIDDHTFDPRPSLDQLWKVDARARLEVQRWQP, from the coding sequence ATGAAGCCTGGTGATTCGCTCACGCGCGTGGTGATCCTGGGCTCGACCGGGTCGATCGGACGCAACGGGCTGGACGTCATCGCGCACGACGCCGGCAGGCGGCTGCGGGCCTGGGGGCTTAGCGGCCACCGCAGCCGGGAGACGCTCCTGGAGCAGTGCCGGGCGCACCGGCCTCGGTACGTGACGGTGACCGATCCCGACACGGCGCGGTCCATCCGCGGCGACCTGAAGGGCCTGGACCTGGAGGTCCTCGACGGCCCCGAGGGCATCATCCGGATGGTCCAGGACCCCGCCACCGACAGGGTCCTGAGCGCGATCGTCGGGGCCGCGGGCCTCGAGGGGACCTGGGCGGCGCTCGAGGCCGGGAAGACCGTCGCGCTGGCCAACAAGGAGAGCCTCGTCGTCGCCGGGCCGCTCGTGATGGAGCTGGTCGAACGTCGCGGCGGCCGCCTCCTGCCCGTGGACAGCGAGCACTCCGCGATCTTCCAGGCCCTCCGCTGCGGCGAGCCGAAGGAAGTCCGCAGGGTGATCCTCACGTCGTCCGGCGGCCCGTTCCGCGGCAAGACGCGGCGCGAGCTGCTCGGCGTCACGCCCGAGGAGGCCCTGCGGCACCCGACCTGGAAGATGGGGCCGAAGATCACGATCGACTCGGCCACCCTGATGAACAAGGCCCTGGAGGTCATCGAGGCCCGCTGGCTGTTCGGCCTCGAGCCGGAGCAGGTCGAGGTCGTGATCCACCCCGAGAGCGTCGTCCACTCGATGGTGGAGTTCGCGGACGGCAGCGTGATCGCCCAGCTCTCTCCGCCCGACATGCGGCTGCCGATCCAGTACGCCCTGACCTATCCCGACCGGCTCCCCTGCCCCGGGCCCCGCGTGGACCTGACCCGGCCGCTCTCGCTGCACTTCGAGCCGCCGGACCGCGACACGTTCCCCTGCCTGGACCTCGGCTTCGAGGTCATGAGCCGGGGAGGGACCGCCGGCGCGGCCCTGAACGCGGCGAACGAGGCCGCGGTCGCGCGGTTCCTCGGCGGCGAGATCGGCTTCCTCGACATCCCCCGGGCCTGCCGGGCCGCGATCGACGACCATACCTTTGATCCCCGTCCGTCGCTCGACCAGCTCTGGAAGGTCGACGCGAGGGCCCGCCTGGAGGTTCAGCGTTGGCAACCCTGA
- a CDS encoding site-2 protease family protein has translation MATLSTFWNIALVVVGLGFVIFFHELGHFLLAKWNGVKVEKFSIGFGPTLLGFQRGETEYVIAAIPLGGFVKMLGEGTEGEATRSTDPRAFPNKSVGARMAIISAGVIMNVILGLACFAYAYGHGMLEAPAKIGGVVAGSPAFEAGLRPGDDIAAIDGKTEISFANIILKVRLSGEGQTLRFDIKRPGRDEPIRMEMQPRREPGIDFPTVGILPTKSLDAFASLPPAGTTGPSKLPADLSDAERKAFETLVAAGPEGEAPTPLAEHGAYQRLLCKYPDRPLVHVFERHATPDAPASGKSEFTLPPSRFVDFGFTPTAEPISAIRKESIAERAGFRAGDRIVKVDGREDFDPMRLPTDCLRNAGKAMTFEVERGSGPDAKRVTLTATPDDSPAWLEPILPKEPLEVPGLGLAFPIRPKIQAVRPDSPAARAGLKPGDEVTAMGYAPKKPASAKDAAAKETGKKDSAPELVGFGGDDGAAWPSRFQELQYHEGPVLLVVNNGSSPVSVTPEPVDGWYFPDRGLRFVDLFRKLPPQSIGSAIRRGWDDTVENILSIYAMIRSLAQHRVGTKGVAGPVRIAGIAYQAASSGLTDLIHFLGLISINLAVINFLPIPPLDGGQMAFLIAEKVRGKPLPESALTPMVVTGLVLILCLFVFVTYQDIFSFFGK, from the coding sequence TTGGCAACCCTGAGCACGTTCTGGAACATCGCCCTGGTCGTCGTCGGCCTCGGGTTCGTGATCTTCTTCCACGAGCTGGGCCACTTCCTCCTGGCGAAGTGGAACGGGGTGAAGGTCGAGAAGTTCTCCATCGGCTTCGGGCCGACGCTGCTGGGCTTCCAGCGCGGGGAGACCGAGTACGTCATCGCGGCGATCCCGCTGGGCGGGTTCGTCAAGATGCTCGGCGAGGGGACCGAGGGCGAGGCGACGAGGTCGACCGACCCCCGCGCCTTCCCGAACAAGTCGGTCGGGGCGCGGATGGCCATCATCTCCGCCGGCGTCATCATGAACGTGATCCTGGGCCTGGCCTGCTTCGCCTACGCATACGGCCACGGGATGCTGGAGGCCCCGGCGAAGATCGGCGGAGTGGTCGCGGGCTCCCCGGCGTTCGAGGCCGGCCTCCGGCCCGGCGACGACATCGCGGCCATCGACGGCAAGACCGAGATCAGCTTCGCGAACATCATCCTCAAGGTGCGGCTCAGCGGCGAGGGGCAGACGCTCCGGTTCGACATCAAGCGGCCCGGCCGCGACGAGCCGATCCGCATGGAGATGCAGCCCCGTCGCGAGCCCGGCATCGACTTCCCGACCGTGGGCATCCTGCCCACGAAGAGCCTCGACGCGTTCGCGAGCCTGCCGCCGGCCGGGACGACCGGCCCGTCCAAGCTCCCTGCGGATCTCTCGGACGCCGAGCGGAAGGCCTTCGAGACGCTCGTCGCGGCGGGCCCGGAGGGCGAGGCCCCAACCCCGCTGGCCGAACACGGAGCCTATCAGCGGCTCCTCTGCAAGTATCCGGACCGCCCGCTCGTCCACGTCTTCGAGCGGCACGCAACGCCCGACGCACCGGCCTCGGGCAAGAGCGAGTTCACGCTGCCCCCGTCCCGCTTCGTGGACTTCGGCTTCACGCCGACCGCCGAGCCGATTTCCGCGATCCGCAAGGAATCGATCGCCGAGCGGGCCGGCTTCCGCGCGGGGGATCGGATCGTCAAGGTGGACGGCCGCGAGGACTTCGACCCCATGAGGCTCCCCACGGATTGCCTTCGGAACGCGGGCAAGGCCATGACCTTCGAGGTCGAGCGCGGCTCCGGGCCTGATGCCAAGCGGGTCACGCTGACGGCGACGCCCGACGACAGCCCGGCGTGGCTCGAGCCGATCCTACCCAAGGAGCCGCTGGAGGTCCCCGGCCTCGGGCTCGCCTTCCCGATCCGGCCGAAGATCCAGGCGGTTCGCCCGGACTCCCCGGCCGCCCGCGCCGGGCTGAAGCCGGGCGACGAGGTCACCGCGATGGGATACGCGCCCAAGAAGCCGGCTTCGGCGAAGGACGCCGCCGCCAAGGAGACCGGGAAGAAGGACTCCGCGCCCGAGCTCGTCGGGTTCGGCGGCGACGATGGGGCCGCCTGGCCGTCGCGGTTCCAGGAGTTGCAGTATCACGAGGGCCCGGTCCTCCTGGTCGTCAACAACGGCTCCAGCCCGGTGAGCGTCACGCCGGAGCCGGTCGACGGCTGGTACTTCCCCGACAGGGGCCTCCGGTTCGTCGACCTCTTCCGCAAGCTCCCGCCGCAGAGCATCGGGTCGGCGATCCGGCGGGGATGGGACGACACGGTCGAGAACATCCTGAGCATCTACGCGATGATCCGCAGCCTCGCCCAGCACCGGGTGGGCACCAAGGGGGTGGCCGGCCCCGTCAGGATCGCGGGCATCGCCTATCAGGCCGCGTCGTCGGGGCTCACGGACCTGATCCACTTCCTGGGGCTCATCAGCATCAACCTCGCCGTGATCAACTTCCTGCCCATCCCGCCCCTGGACGGCGGCCAGATGGCCTTCCTGATCGCCGAGAAGGTCCGCGGGAAGCCGCTCCCCGAGTCGGCCCTGACGCCGATGGTGGTGACGGGCCTGGTCCTGATCCTCTGCCTCTTCGTCTTCGTGACGTATCAGGACATCTTCTCCTTCTTCGGCAAGTAG
- the acs gene encoding acetate--CoA ligase: protein MPSPTSSGAITSVLQETRVFPPPAEFARAAHVSSLEQYQELWNRAKDDPEGFWAEQAGRLISWFKPWDRVLDWNPPFAKWFEGALVNASYNCVDRHCEGPNKNKAALIWEGEPGDRRVLRYQDLQREVARFANVLKGLGVRKGDVVALYLPMIPELVVAALACARIGAPHTVVFGGFSAEALAGRIQDCKAKVLVTADGGYRRGKVVPLKENADGAAAVCPTLQHVVVYRRTGLDVAWSHGRDHWWHELEANASAVCPPEPVDSEHPLFILYTSGSTGKPKGILHTTGGYLVGTALTTQWVFDIKDDDTYWCTADVGWVTGHSYLVYGPLALGATCVMFEGAPNWPDEGRFWKIIEDYRVTILYTAPTAIRAFMKWGEQFPRRHDLSSLRLLGSVGEPINPEAWMWYHKVIGGGRCPVVDTWWQTETGAIMISPLPGATPTVPGSATRPLPGIVPEVVTKDGTPVGVNEGGFLIVKQPWPSMLRTIYGDDDRYKAQYWSDIPGSYFTGDGARRDENGNFWIMGRVDDVLNVAGHRLSTMEVESALVSHRAVAEAAVVGKPDDLKGQAIAAFVTLESGYAASEELRKELRNHVVKEIGALARPDDIHFTDALPKTRSGKIMRRLLRDIAAGVESGGDTSTLEDLSVMVRLRRFEQKAGGDEE from the coding sequence ATGCCCTCCCCCACCAGCAGCGGCGCCATCACGAGCGTCCTCCAAGAGACGCGGGTCTTCCCGCCCCCCGCGGAGTTCGCCCGCGCCGCCCACGTCTCCAGCCTGGAGCAGTACCAGGAGCTCTGGAACCGTGCGAAGGACGACCCGGAGGGCTTCTGGGCCGAGCAGGCGGGCCGGCTGATTTCCTGGTTCAAGCCCTGGGACCGCGTCCTCGACTGGAACCCGCCGTTCGCGAAGTGGTTCGAGGGGGCGCTCGTCAACGCCAGCTACAACTGCGTGGACCGCCACTGCGAGGGCCCGAACAAAAACAAGGCCGCCCTGATCTGGGAGGGCGAGCCGGGCGACCGCCGGGTGCTCCGCTACCAGGACCTCCAGCGCGAGGTGGCCCGGTTCGCCAACGTCCTCAAGGGCCTGGGCGTCCGCAAGGGCGACGTCGTCGCCCTGTACCTGCCGATGATCCCCGAGCTGGTCGTCGCGGCCCTGGCCTGCGCGCGGATCGGCGCCCCGCACACGGTCGTCTTCGGAGGCTTCAGCGCCGAGGCCCTCGCCGGCCGGATCCAGGACTGCAAGGCGAAGGTCCTGGTCACCGCCGACGGCGGCTATCGCCGGGGCAAGGTTGTCCCCCTGAAGGAGAACGCCGACGGCGCCGCGGCCGTCTGCCCGACGCTCCAGCACGTCGTCGTCTACCGGCGGACGGGCCTCGACGTTGCCTGGTCCCACGGCCGCGACCACTGGTGGCACGAGCTGGAGGCCAACGCCTCCGCCGTCTGCCCCCCCGAGCCGGTCGACAGCGAGCACCCGCTGTTCATCCTCTACACGTCCGGCTCCACGGGCAAGCCGAAGGGCATCCTGCACACGACCGGGGGCTACCTCGTGGGCACGGCCCTGACGACGCAATGGGTCTTCGACATCAAGGACGACGACACCTACTGGTGCACCGCCGACGTCGGCTGGGTCACCGGCCACTCGTACCTCGTCTACGGCCCGCTCGCCCTGGGCGCGACCTGCGTCATGTTCGAGGGCGCGCCGAACTGGCCCGATGAGGGGCGGTTCTGGAAGATCATCGAGGACTACCGGGTCACCATCCTCTACACCGCGCCCACGGCCATCCGCGCGTTCATGAAGTGGGGGGAGCAGTTCCCCAGGCGGCACGACCTTTCCAGCCTCCGGCTGCTGGGCTCCGTCGGCGAGCCGATCAATCCCGAGGCCTGGATGTGGTACCACAAGGTCATCGGCGGGGGACGCTGCCCCGTGGTCGACACCTGGTGGCAGACCGAGACCGGGGCGATCATGATCTCCCCGCTCCCCGGCGCGACGCCGACCGTGCCGGGCTCCGCGACGCGCCCGCTCCCGGGCATCGTCCCGGAGGTCGTCACCAAGGACGGCACCCCGGTGGGGGTCAACGAGGGCGGCTTCCTCATCGTCAAGCAGCCGTGGCCGTCGATGCTCCGGACGATCTACGGGGACGACGACCGCTACAAGGCGCAGTACTGGAGCGACATCCCGGGCTCGTATTTCACGGGCGACGGCGCGCGGCGGGATGAGAACGGCAACTTCTGGATCATGGGCCGCGTGGACGACGTCCTGAACGTCGCCGGGCATCGCCTCTCCACCATGGAGGTCGAGAGCGCGCTCGTCAGCCACAGGGCCGTCGCCGAGGCCGCCGTGGTGGGCAAGCCGGACGACCTGAAGGGCCAGGCCATCGCCGCCTTCGTCACGCTCGAGTCCGGCTACGCCGCCAGCGAGGAGCTCCGCAAGGAGCTGCGGAATCACGTGGTGAAGGAGATCGGCGCGCTCGCACGGCCGGACGACATCCACTTCACGGACGCCCTGCCCAAGACGCGGAGCGGCAAGATCATGCGCCGGCTCCTGCGGGACATCGCCGCGGGGGTGGAGAGCGGCGGGGACACGTCCACGCTGGAAGACCTCAGCGTCATGGTCCGCCTCCGCCGCTTCGAGCAGAAGGCCGGCGGCGACGAGGAGTGA
- the rpmB gene encoding 50S ribosomal protein L28 yields MGRECEVSGKKTSFGNHKTERGKAKYLGGVGKKTTGISRRTFKPNLQWIHVWLPNGTTRYVRVATSVIRTGQLTLEVDGKVQTFPLIKASKGSQKARKENKNLYPI; encoded by the coding sequence ATGGGTCGCGAGTGCGAAGTGTCCGGCAAGAAGACCTCGTTCGGCAACCACAAGACCGAGCGCGGCAAGGCCAAGTATCTCGGCGGCGTCGGCAAGAAGACGACCGGCATCAGCCGCCGCACGTTCAAGCCGAATCTCCAGTGGATCCACGTCTGGCTGCCCAACGGCACCACCCGCTACGTCCGCGTGGCGACCTCGGTGATCCGGACCGGCCAGTTGACCCTGGAAGTGGACGGCAAGGTCCAGACCTTCCCGCTGATCAAGGCCTCCAAGGGGAGCCAGAAGGCGCGGAAGGAGAACAAGAACCTGTACCCGATCTGA
- the rpmF gene encoding 50S ribosomal protein L32, with the protein MRRSHDFLVAPALNICPQCKLAVPPHKVCELVEECGNIQRSKPHNPVAKEKVKK; encoded by the coding sequence ATGCGAAGGAGCCACGATTTCCTGGTTGCTCCCGCGCTGAACATCTGCCCGCAGTGCAAGCTGGCGGTCCCGCCCCACAAGGTGTGCGAGCTGGTCGAGGAGTGCGGCAACATCCAGCGCAGCAAGCCGCACAACCCGGTCGCCAAGGAGAAGGTGAAGAAGTAA